One window from the genome of Paenibacillus azoreducens encodes:
- a CDS encoding carbohydrate ABC transporter permease: protein MSVKAVKQHKYRVGKMTFLDYFLMAVLAVLALMIIIPFLNVIAISLSPQKDYADNPMMLFPRHPTLDAYKALLNDGRIVTGFLNTLKILVVGLPLSLFLTSTMAYALSRNKFPGKKGIFFLVLFTMIFNGGIVPLYLVMKSLHLTGSLWSVILVGSFSAFNMILMMNYFQGLPESLMESARLDGAGEWKILFSIVLPLAAPIMATITLFYGVGFWNGWYDAMIFLRKADMLPLQNVLRTIIVESSTNVSNASSVDALNKSGFSTGMKMASVFVSMVPIMCFFPMLQKHFAKGVLTGAIKT from the coding sequence ATGAGTGTCAAAGCTGTGAAACAGCATAAATACCGGGTCGGAAAAATGACTTTCCTGGATTATTTCCTGATGGCCGTGCTGGCGGTCTTAGCATTAATGATCATTATTCCATTTCTGAACGTTATTGCGATTTCGCTTTCCCCGCAAAAAGATTATGCGGACAATCCGATGATGCTGTTCCCGAGACATCCGACGCTGGATGCGTACAAAGCGCTTTTAAATGATGGAAGAATCGTGACGGGTTTTTTGAATACGCTCAAAATCCTTGTTGTAGGCCTTCCGCTCAGCTTGTTTTTGACGAGCACCATGGCTTACGCCCTGAGCCGGAATAAATTTCCGGGCAAGAAGGGTATCTTCTTCCTGGTCCTGTTCACGATGATTTTTAACGGCGGGATCGTACCGCTTTACCTGGTAATGAAGTCGCTGCATTTGACCGGCAGCCTGTGGTCCGTCATTCTGGTGGGCAGCTTCAGTGCTTTTAATATGATTCTGATGATGAATTACTTCCAGGGTTTGCCGGAATCTTTGATGGAATCCGCAAGGCTGGACGGGGCGGGAGAGTGGAAAATCCTCTTCTCCATCGTTCTCCCGCTGGCTGCGCCGATTATGGCTACCATTACGCTGTTCTACGGCGTCGGATTCTGGAATGGATGGTATGACGCCATGATCTTCCTCCGAAAGGCGGATATGCTGCCGTTGCAAAACGTTCTGCGAACGATCATTGTCGAATCGTCGACAAACGTATCGAATGCATCAAGCGTTGACGCATTGAACAAATCCGGTTTCTCTACGGGAATGAAAATGGCTTCGGTTTTCGTTTCGATGGTGCCGATCATGTGTTTCTTCCCGATGCTGCAAAAGCATTTCGCTAAAGGGGTGTTAACAGGGGCTATCAAGACCTGA